A single region of the Lotus japonicus ecotype B-129 chromosome 4, LjGifu_v1.2 genome encodes:
- the LOC130714812 gene encoding temperature-induced lipocalin-1-like, translated as MANKAMEVVRGLDLKRYMGRWYEIACFPSRFQPSDGMNTRATYTLNDDGTVHVLNETWSGGKRSFIEGSAYKADPNSDEAKLKVKFYVPPFLPIIPVVGDYWVLFIDHDYQYALIGQPSRRYLWILCRKPHLDEETYNELVQKATDEGYDVSKLHKTPQSDTPPEEEGPQDTKGIWWIKSLFGK; from the exons ATGGCGAACAAAGCGATGGAAGTTGTGAGAGGTTTGGACTTGAAGCGCTACATGGGTCGCTGGTACGAGATAGCGTGTTTCCCATCAAGGTTTCAGCCCAGTGACGGCATGAACACCAGAGCCACCTACACTCTCAACGATGACGGCACTGTGCACGTTCTGAACGAGACTTGGAGCGGTGGGAAACGAAGCTTCATTGAGGGATCTGCTTATAAGGCTGATCCTAACAGCGATGAGGCTAAGCTCAAGGTCAAATTCTATGTTCCTCCATTTTTGCCCATTATTCCTGTTGTTGGGGATTACTGGGTTTTGTTCATTGATCATGATTATCAGTATGCTCTCATTGGTCAACCAAGCAGGAGATATCTTTGG ATATTATGCAGGAAGCCCCATTTGGATGAAGAAACCTACAATGAGCTTGTTCAGAAAGCTACGGATGAGGGGTATGATGTGAGCAAACTCCACAAGACTCCACAGAGTGATACTCCACCCGAGGAAGAAGGCCCCCAGGACACCAAAGGCATTTGGTGGATCAAATCCCTTTTTGGGAAATAG
- the LOC130711675 gene encoding glycerophosphodiester phosphodiesterase GDPDL7-like has product MNINIWEKNKMIRSLFLISLLLHTIVAQKHAHPHPNLPVAPVPIQKWTTLSGKEPLVIARGGFTGLFPEGSPEAVQMSRDISIFLCNLQLTKDGGAFCVTGNTLDNATTIALFDPKEKTYNINGMDVKGHFSVDYTTAQIDQNVSMTQALFTRPGFYDGAGPVLNVDAILSLQSPPRFWLNVQNAAFYTQQGLKVVDIVLDMLRVYPAIEIVSSPDIGFLKGISGKTNKATKVIFQLLQSNDVEPLTKKPYGTVVKDLAAIKLFASGIMVPKEYIWPVKPDKYLGLPTTLVADAHKSGLEVFASGFANDYFSSYNYNYDPTAEYLQFIDHGDSVDGVVTDFPTTASNAIACFAHNNTLPRKGRTLVISSNGASAVYPGSTDLAYQQAIDDGTDIIDCTVQMTKDGIAFCAYNADLNTESTAMTKFMSRSSNVPEIQPKSGIFSFDLAWSEIQTLKPQTTNPIGSDFLRNPANKNSGKFVTLTEFLDLAKTKAVRGILVSIPNAAYLASKKGLDIVGAVSTALSNATFDKQATQKVFIQSEDTSVLSKFEDIPSYKRVLLINEIVGDVPLQTVGEIKKHADAVNLPRTSVIKSSNSLLIGVTNVVKELKDANITVFVHVFRNEYMGLAFDYWSDPNIEMATYVHTVQVDGLVTEFPATASRFLRSPCSHLRHVPTILPVKPGELVSTVPPEVLPPAAAPLPSLKAADVVDPPLPAVANLTPPPQPDAAAQAPSSAAKANVADVVLSLAAILVLAMLSAGH; this is encoded by the exons ATGAACATCAATATTTGG GAAAAGAACAAAATGATCAGAAGCTTGTTTCTGATTTCCTTGTTGCTTCACACAATTGTGGCCCAAAAGCATGCACATCCACATCCAAATCTCCCTGTTGCTCCTGTACCTAtccagaaatggacaacatTAAGCG GTAAAGAACCTCTTGTAATAGCTCGTGGCGGTTTCACGGGACTCTTCCCAGAAGGCTCCCCTGAAGCAGTTCAGATGTCACGTGACATAAGCATCTTCTTGTGCAATCTTCAGCTGACAAAAGATGGTGGTGCCTTTTGTGTTACTGGTAACACGCTTGACAATGCAACAACTATAGCATTGTTTGATCCTAAGGAAAAAACCTACAATATCAATGGGATGGATGTGAAGGGACACTTTTCTGTGGATTACACCACTGCTCAGATTGACCAGAATGTATCAA TGACCCAGGCCCTATTTACTAGACCTGGTTTCTACGATGGTGCTGGCCCAGTTCTTAATGTTGATGCGATACTGAGTCTTCAATCCCCACCAAGGTTTTGGTTGAATGTTCAG AATGCAGCATTCTACACCCAACAAGGATTAAAAGTGGTAGACATAGTTCTGGATATGTTGAGAGTTTATCCAGCAATAGAGATTGTTTCATCTCCAGATATTGGCTTCTTGAAGGGTATCAGTGGGAAAACAAACAAGGCAACAAAGGTCATCTTTCAACTTCTTCAAAGCAATGATGTTGAACCTTTAACCAAGAAACCATACGGCACCGTTGTGAAGGATCTTGCAGCAATCAAGTTATTTGCATCAGGCATAATGGTCCCCAAAGAATACATATGGCCAGTTAAACCAGACAAATATCTAGGGCTTCCCACAACACTTGTAGCTGATGCCCATAAATCAGGACTTGAAGTGTTTGCTTCTGGTTTTGCTAATGACTACTTCTCAAGCTACAATTATAACTATGATCCTACTGCTGAGTACCTTCAATTTATAGACCATGGAGATTCTGTTGATGGTGTTGTCACCGATTTCCCAACAACAGCATCAAATGCCATTG CTTGCTTTGCACACAACAATACCTTGCCAAGAAAAG GACGAACTTTGGTCATAAGCAGCAATGGAGCAAGCGCTGTTTATCCTGGCAGCACTGATCTTGCATATCAGCAAGCAATAGATGATGGCACTGACATCATAGATTGCACAGTTCAAATGACAAAGGATGGAATTGCCTTCTGCGCATATAACGCAGACTTAAACACAGAAAGCACCGCTATGACAAAGTTCATGTCTCGATCTTCCAATGTCCCAGAAATTCAACCAAAGAGTGGAATTTTCTCATTTGACCTTGCATGGAGCGAGATTCAGACACTAAAAC CTCAAACTACTAACCCTATAGGAAGCGATTTTCTAAGAAACCCAGCAAACAAGAACAGTGGTAAATTTGTTACCCTCACTGAATTTTTGGACTTGGCTAAGACAAAGGCAGTTAGAGGCATTTTAGTCAGCATACCG AATGCTGCTTACCTAGCATCCAAGAAGGGTCTTGACATTGTTGGTGCTGTGAGCACTGCTTTGAGCAATGCCACCTTTGACAAGCAAGCCACacaaaaagtcttcatccaatCAGAGGACACTTCAGTCCTATCCAAGTTCGAGGATATCCCATCTTACAAAAGGGTGTTGTTGATCAATGAAATAGTAGGCGATGTACCGCTACAAACGGTTGGAGAAATTAAGAAGCACGCAGATGCAGTGAATCTTCCAAGAACCTCTGTTATCAAATCATCTAATTCCTTGTTAATAGGAGTAACAAATGTTGTCAAAGAGTTGAAAGATGCAAACATCACAGTATTTGTCCACGTTTTCAGAAATGAATACATGGGCCTGGCATTCGACTACTGGTCAGATCCTAATATCGAGATGGCTACTTATGTCCATACTGTTCAGGTTGACGGGCTCGTGACTGAATTTCCAGCCACTGCAAGTAGATTTTTGA GAAGCCCATGTAGCCATCTGAGGCATGTCCCTACAATTTTACCAGTTAAGCCAGGTGAACTTGTGAGCACTGTTCCACCTGAGGTACTACCACCGGCAGCTGCGCCACTTCCATCACTTAAGGCTGCAGACGTTGTTGACCCACCACTTCCAGCAGTGGCTAATCTAACACCACCACCTCAGCCTGATGCTGCAGCTCAAGCACCCTCTTCGGCTGCAAAGGCAAATGTTGCCGACGTTGTTCTGTCCCTAGCGGCAATCTTGGTGCTTGCAATGCTTTCTGCTGGTCATTAA
- the LOC130712366 gene encoding uncharacterized protein LOC130712366 isoform X2, which translates to MSTATSDDEECTTATGTKIRPKRRKIAIFFAYCGVGYQGMQKNPGAKTIEGDLEEALYASGAVPDNDRGYPKRYDFARSARTDKGVSAVGQVVSGRFYIDPPGLVDRLNLNLPPQIRIFGFKRVTASYSAKKFCDRRRYVYLIPVFALDPCCHRDRETVLASLGSENELVKCLPCSERGRKVIGLVGNGKHNLELEGVDVGAGLSSNRNDTLTSGVTEDAADPLSKGHNQLNEELSNDNEGKVSADDMKTKTDLEAVVSGQDEGTPLSGGSVNNSGIIEEEKMNGEDEPNQGSRFCYGEKERERFNKILKYYVGTHNFHNFTTRIKPEDPAAQRFIISFDANTTVAIEGMEFVKCEVVGQSFMLHQIRKMMGLAVAIMRDCAPESLIDKALQKDVSIIVPTAPEVGLYLDECFFTSYNDKWKDTHEEVSMKAYEKEAEDFKMKYIYSHIASTERKEGTVGLWLHSLNHRNYPDLRILDEEGITDNKRSETEIVTE; encoded by the exons ATGTCTACGGCTACTTCCGATGATGAAGAATGCACAACTGCCACAGGCACCAAGATAAGACCCAAGCGTCGCAAGATAGCTATTTTCTTTGCTTACTGTGGTGTTGGCTATCAGGGTATGCAGAAAAACCCCGGTGCAAAGACCATTGAAGGTGACCTAGAAGAAGCTTTATATGCGTCTGGAGCTGTCCCTGACAATGATCGTGGATATCCTAAACGGTATGACTTTGCTCGCTCAGCTAGAACTGATAAAGGGGTTAGTGCTGTTGGTCAGGTTGTCTCCGGCCGGTTCTATATTGATCCACCTGGCCTTGTTGACCGCCTTAATTTAAATCTCCCCCCTCAGATCCGGATCTTCGGTTTCAAGCGTGTGACAGCTTCCTATAGTGCCAAGAAGTTCTGTGACAGGAGGAGGTATGTCTATCTCATCCCTGTGTTTGCCCTTGATCCATGTTGTCATCGTGATAGAGAGACTGTCCTGGCTAGTTTGGGGTCTGAAAATGAACTTGTTAAGTGTTTGCCGTGTTCTGAGAGAGGCCGGAAGGTGATAGGGTTAGTTGGTAATGGTAAACATAATCTGGAACTTGAAGGTGTGGATGTTGGGGCTGGTCTCTCGTCAAACAGAAATGACACGCTTACCTCTGGAGTTACAGAGGATGCGGCGGATCCTTTAAGCAAAGGTCATAATCAGTTAAATGAGGAATTGAGTAATGATAATGAGGGTAAGGTTTCAGCGGATGACATGAAAACAAAAACTGATCTTGAGGCTGTAGTTTCTGGTCAGGATGAGGGTACTCCATTGAGTGGTGGATCTGTGAATAATTCAGGAATTATTGAGGAAGAAAAAATGAATGGAGAGGATGAGCCTAACCAAGGAAGTAGATTCTGTTATGGCGAGAAGGAGAGGGAGAGATTTAACAAGATTTTGAAGTACTATGTTGGGACTCATAACTTCCATAACTTCACCACCAGAATAAAACCTGAGGATCCTGCTGCACAACGCTTCATTATCTCGTTTGACGCAAACACCACTGTTGCAATTGAGGGCATGGAATTTGTGAAGTGTGAGGTTGTTGGGCAGAGCTTCATGCTTCATCAGATCCGGAAGATGATGGGGCTTGCAGTGGCAATCATGAGAGATTGTGCACCAGAGTCACTTATCGATAAAGCTTTGCAGAA GGATGTTAGCATCATAGTGCCTACTGCCCCTGAAGTTGGATTGTATCTAGATGAGTGCTTTTTTACTTCTTATAACGACAAATGGAAAGATACCCATGAAGAGGTGTCAATGAAAGCGTATGagaaagaagctgaagacttCAAAATGAAATACATATATTCTCACATTGCTTCCACAGAACGAAAGGAAGGAACTGTCGGTCTTTGGTTGCATTCTTTGAACCATAGAAATTATCCAGATCTGCGTATCCTTGATGAGGAAGGCATCACCGATAACAAGAGATCTGAAACTGAAATTGTGACTGAGTGA
- the LOC130711380 gene encoding pentatricopeptide repeat-containing protein At2g33680 produces MLRAKVFDEGIAVATSSAASSSSSSSSSSSRQILTELINLTNLKDLRKGRKLHAHILKNGSFISSTYLANTLLNFYAKCASLSDANLLFQTIVGHRIDDVVSWNSLINASQHRAPSSAIHLFQRMMRSHNALPNAHTFAGVFSAASSLSDVVAGRQAHTVAVKTACSGDVFVGSSMLNMYCKTGLVSEARKLFDRMPQRNTVSWATMLSGYASLGLAKEAIELFEQMRCEEEEGENEFVLTSILSALNRTEFLDTGRQVHSLAMKNGLLSIVSVANALVTLYAKCGSLDDALRTFEFSGNKNSITWSAMVTGYAQSGDSEKALRLFHSMHCSGVLPSEFTLVGVINACSDLCAIVEGRQMHGYSLKLGFGLQLYVLSSLVDMYAKCGSLADARRGFEYVQQPDVVLWTSIITGYVQNGDFEGALNLYGKMQIERIIPNELTMASVLKACSSLAALDQGKQMHAGIVKYGFNLEVPVGSALSAMYAKCGSLDDGYLIFWRMPTRDVISWNAMISGLSQNGHGNKALELFDKMLLEGTKPDTVTFVNLLSACSHMGLVDRGWDYFKMMSDEFDITPTVEHYACMVDILSRAGKLNEAKEFIESAEVDHGLCLWRILLGGCRNHHNYDIGAYAGEKLMELGSPESSAYVLLSSIYTALGQWEDVERVRRMMKARGVAKEPGCSWIELKSLVHVFVVGDSMHPQIDEIRSELRLLTKLMKDEGYQPHLDSLPESETTGDDLGDQEGSHEIQLRVCGGV; encoded by the exons ATGCTAAGGGCGAAGGTTTTTGACGAAGGCATAGCCGTAGCAACATCATCggcagcatcatcatcatcatcatcatcatcatcatcgtcacgACAAATATTGACAGAACTCATCAACCTCACAAACCTTAAAGACCTACGCAAAGGTCGAAAACTCCACGCTCACATCCTCAAAAACGGTTCATTCATCTCCTCCACATACCTCGCCAACACCCTCCTCAACTTCTACGCCAAGTGCGCTTCCCTCTCCGACGCCAACCTCCTCTTCCAAACCATCGTCGGCCACCGCATAGACGACGTCGTCTCATGGAACTCCCTCATCAACGCCTCACAACACCGCGCTCCTTCCTCCGCCATCCACCTCTTTCAACGCATGATGCGCTCCCATAACGCCCTCCCCAATGCCCACACCTTCGCCGGCGTGTTCTCCGCCGCTTCTAGTCTCTCCGATGTCGTTGCCGGCCGTCAGGCGCATACCGTTGCAGTCAAAACCGCCTGCTCCGGTGATGTGTTTGTTGGGAGCTCCATGCTTAATATGTACTGCAAGACGGGTCTTGTCTCGGAAGCTCGCAAGCTGTTCGACAGAATGCCGCAGAGGAATACTGTTTCTTGGGCTACCATGCTTTCTGGGTATGCTTCTCTGGGGCTTGCTAAGGAGGCGATCGAGCTCTTTGAACAAATGCGTTGTGAAGAAGAGGAGGGTGAGAATGAGTTCGTGCTCACCAGTATTCTTAGTGCCTTGAATAGAACTGAGTTTTTGGATACTGGTAGACAAGTTCATTCCCTTGCCATGAAAAATGGGTTGCTTTCTATTGTTTCTGTTGCCAATGCTCTTGTGACGTTGTATGCGAAATGTGGGAGCTTGGATGATGCGCTTAGGACTTTCGAATTTTCGGGTAACAAGAATTCGATCACGTGGTCGGCCATGGTTACTGGTTATGCACAGAGTGGGGACTCGGAGAAAGCGTTGAGGCTGTTTCACAGTATGCATTGCTCTGGTGTGTTGCCTAGTGAGTTTACTCTTGTTGGGGTGATCAATGCTTGCAGCGACCTTTGTGCTATTGTGGAAGGGAGACAGATGCATGGTTATTCCTTGAAGTTGGGGTTTGGATTGCAATTGTATGTTTTATCATCATTGGTGGAcatgtatgcaaaatgtggTAGCTTAGCGGATGCTCGGAGGGGTTTTGAGTATGTACAACAACCTGATGTTGTTTTGTGGACTTCTATCATAACCGGGTATGTACAGAATGGGGATTTTGAAGGTGCTCTAAATCTGTACGGCAAAATGCAGATCGAGAGAATTATCCCCAATGAGCTAACTATGGCTAGTGTCCTTAAAGCTTGTTCCAGCCTAGCTGCTTTAGATCAGGGAAAGCAAATGCACGCCGGGATTGTTAAGTACGGTTTCAACTTAGAAGTTCCCGTTGGAAGTGCACTTTCTGCTATGTATGCTAAATGTGGAAGTTTGGATGACGGTTATCTTATTTTTTGGAGGATGCCTACCAGGGATGTAATTTCCTGGAATGCAATGATATCTGGTCTTTCTCAGAATGGTCATGGTAACAAAGCCTTGGAACTGTTTGACAAGATGTTGTTGGAGGGAACAAAGCCTGATACTGTCACATTCGTGAATCTTCTCTCCGCTTGTAGTCATATGGGACTGGTAGACAGAGGCTGGGATTATTTCAAGATGATGTCTGATGAGTTTGACATTACTCCAACAGTAGAGCATTATGCTTGCATGGTTGATATCCTGAGCCGTGCCGGTAAGCTCAATGAAGCTAAAGAGTTCATTGAATCAGCAGAAGTTGATCATGGTCTATGTTTGTGGCGCATATTATTAGGGGGCTGTAGGAACCATCACAATTATGATATTGGTGCTTATGCTGGTGAGAAACTAATGGAGTTAGGCTCACCAGAATCATCTGCTTATGTATTGTTATCAAGTATATATACAGCCTTAGGTCAGTGGGAAGACGTAGAGCGTGTAAGGAGAATGATGAAAGCTCGAGGGGTAGCTAAAGAACCTGGTTGTAGTTGGATTGAGTTGAAGAGTTTGGTTCATGTATTTGTTGTTGGAGACAGTATGCACCCACAAATTGATGAAATACGGTCAGAACTAAGGTTGTTAACCAAATTGATGAAAGATGAAGGATACCAACCCCATTTGGATTCATTGCCTGAAAGTGAAACTACAGGAGATGATTTGGGAG ACCAAGAAGGCAGCCACGAGATACAACTTAGAGTTTGTGGTGGCGTTTAG
- the LOC130714509 gene encoding 50S ribosomal protein L10, chloroplastic, translating into MEATASALSFALPSPKSQTFQILNRPINPFNPGPTFKPLRHRFSSITAAIPRTKKEETVDSVRKQLENCYLLAGINYKGFTVKQFQELRKTLPETTTLIVAKNTLVYKAVEGTEWETLKPCMKGMNVWLFVHTEEIPKAIKPYRDFQKEKKLDENDFTGAVFEGKFYGPNEFKKLETLPTRAEIYANLLGSLKSPASALVSTLQAPARELVMTLKAHVKNLEEQAAQ; encoded by the coding sequence ATGGAAGCCACAGCCAGTGCACTGAGCTTTGCTCTTCCCTCCCCCAAGTCCCAAACCTTCCAAATCCTCAACCGACCCATTAACCCATTCAACCCGGGACCCACCTTCAAACCCCTCCGCCACCGCTTCTCATCAATCACCGCCGCCATTCCCCGCACCAAGAAGGAGGAAACAGTCGACAGCGTCAGGAAGCAGCTCGAGAATTGCTACCTCCTCGCCGGAATCAACTACAAAGGCTTCACCGTCAAGCAGTTCCAGGAGCTTCGGAAAACGCTCCCCGAAACCACGACGCTGATTGTCGCGAAGAACACGCTGGTGTATAAGGCGGTGGAGGGAACCGAGTGGGAGACGCTGAAGCCGTGTATGAAGGGGATGAATGTGTGGCTGTTTGTTCACACGGAGGAGATTCCGAAGGCGATTAAACCCTACAGGGATTTCCAGAAGGAGAAGAAGCTTGATGAGAATGATTTCACTGGTGCGGTTTTTGAAGGGAAATTCTATGGTCCTAATGAGTTCAAGAAGCTTGAAACATTGCCTACTCGTGCTGAGATTTATGCAAATTTGTTGGGATCGTTGAAGAGCCCTGCTTCTGCTTTGGTCAGCACGCTTCAGGCACCAGCTAGGGAGCTTGTCATGACTCTCAAGGCACATGTGAAGAATCTCGAAGAACAGGCGGCGCAATAG
- the LOC130711381 gene encoding heavy metal-associated isoprenylated plant protein 36-like produces the protein MEDNLESPISTLKVDFGCSKNCPNDVKIMLQQLKGVKSISIDPSEGKVTVAGNVHPMVLVKLLQKMGKKAKLWSFDQGPMQKRSGSSHSKQKDTSHGCCEGCHSENDSDTDSDHDCVHRTRHGHKSKKKHSHKHSFGYEHAAPPPVQGYHHPPPPPPQVSGYHYPPMPGYPQHQPFSGYHSHPQMQRFPPMSYAGPPPPMYPGSYPGSMPMYGGGYYGRGQPAGPAYGNYGPRQSRPNPMTHYRSYADNYYRY, from the exons ATGGAGGACAATCTTGAATCTCCG ATCTCTACTTTGAAAGTTGATTTTGGCTGCTCAAAGAATTGTCCAAATGATGTGAAGATCATGTTGCAACAACTAAAGG GAGTGAAATCAATTTCCATTGATCCAAGTGAAGGGAAGGTAACAGTTGCTGGTAATGTTCATCCCATGGTGCTGGTTAAGCTTCTTCAGAAGATGGGGAAAAAGGCAAAACTTTGGTCCTTTGACCAAGGACCAATGCAAAAGAGATCCGGTTCTTCTCATTCAAAACAGAAAGACACTTCCCATGGTTGCTGCGAGGGTTGTCACTCGGAGAACGATTCTGACACTGATTCTGATCATGATTGTGTGCACAGGACACGGCATGGTCATAAGAGCAAGAAAAAGCATAGCCATAAACATAGTTTTGGTTATGAACATGCAGCACCACCACCTGTCCAAGGATATCATCAtccacccccaccaccaccacaggtCTCAGGATATCATTATCCACCAATGCCAGGGTATCCCCAGCACCAACCATTCTCAGGATATCATTCTCATCCACAGATGCAGAGGTTCCCACCTATGTCATATgcaggaccaccaccaccaatgtATCCAGGATCATATCCAGGATCAATGCCCATGTATGGTGGTGGTTACTATGGAAGGGGTCAGCCTGCCGGACCCGCTTATGGAAATTATGGCCCAAGGCAGTCAAGACCCAATCCCATGACCCATTACCGCAGTTATGCAGACAATTATTATCGCTATTAG
- the LOC130711382 gene encoding ABC transporter I family member 1: MSARATPFPRLLLNNVSCMRNAQQVLRHVNVSLHDGGALVLTGANGSGKSTFLRMLAGFSRPSAGEILWNGHNTQDSGIFHQYKLQLNWLSLKDAIDGRLTVVENVRWFETLENKYGKALPALELMGLGRLANEKPRMLSMGQRKRLQLARLLAIDRPIWLLDEPSVALDDEGVRLLEYIIAEHRKQGGIVIVATHLPIEIEDSMILRLPPRFPRRMTLVDMLDRSDYVG, encoded by the coding sequence ATGTCTGCTAGAGCCACCCCCTTCCCTCGGCTCCTCCTTAACAATGTCTCTTGCATGAGAAATGCGCAGCAAGTTCTGCGTCATGTGAATGTCTCTCTTCATGATGGAGGAGCCCTCGTGCTAACCGGTGCAAATGGTTCTGGAAAGTCAACTTTCTTGCGCATGTTAGCCGGGTTCTCCCGTCCTTCTGCAGGTGAAATCCTTTGGAATGGCCATAACACTCAAGACTCTGGAATCTTCCATCAGTATAAGCTTCAGCTTAACTGGCTCTCTCTCAAGGATGCCATCGATGGTAGGCTTACAGTTGTTGAAAATGTCCGATGGTTTGAAACTCTGGAAAACAAGTACGGGAAGGCTTTGCCTGCACTTGAGTTGATGGGACTGGGAAGATTGGCCAACGAAAAGCCAAGGATGCTATCTATGGGACAAAGGAAAAGGCTGCAACTTGCAAGATTGCTCGCGATTGATCGCCCCATATGGTTGCTGGATGAGCCTTCAGTTGCATTAGATGATGAAGGTGTGAGGTTACTTGAGTACATTATTGCAGAGCACAGGAAACAAGGAGGCATTGTGATTGTGGCGACTCATTTACCTATTGAGATAGAAGATTCCATGATCTTGAGGCTGCCACCAAGGTTTCCAAGGAGGATGACTTTAGTGGATATGCTTGACCGGTCAGATTATGTTGGTTAG
- the LOC130712366 gene encoding uncharacterized protein LOC130712366 isoform X1, translating into MESSDATLTSSSLPPPPPLAAEDPEPKKLKMSTATSDDEECTTATGTKIRPKRRKIAIFFAYCGVGYQGMQKNPGAKTIEGDLEEALYASGAVPDNDRGYPKRYDFARSARTDKGVSAVGQVVSGRFYIDPPGLVDRLNLNLPPQIRIFGFKRVTASYSAKKFCDRRRYVYLIPVFALDPCCHRDRETVLASLGSENELVKCLPCSERGRKVIGLVGNGKHNLELEGVDVGAGLSSNRNDTLTSGVTEDAADPLSKGHNQLNEELSNDNEGKVSADDMKTKTDLEAVVSGQDEGTPLSGGSVNNSGIIEEEKMNGEDEPNQGSRFCYGEKERERFNKILKYYVGTHNFHNFTTRIKPEDPAAQRFIISFDANTTVAIEGMEFVKCEVVGQSFMLHQIRKMMGLAVAIMRDCAPESLIDKALQKDVSIIVPTAPEVGLYLDECFFTSYNDKWKDTHEEVSMKAYEKEAEDFKMKYIYSHIASTERKEGTVGLWLHSLNHRNYPDLRILDEEGITDNKRSETEIVTE; encoded by the exons ATGGAAAGTTCAGATGCAACACTGACTAGTTCATccctgccaccaccacctccattaGCTGCAGAAGATCCAGAGCCCAAGAAGCTGAAGATGTCTACGGCTACTTCCGATGATGAAGAATGCACAACTGCCACAGGCACCAAGATAAGACCCAAGCGTCGCAAGATAGCTATTTTCTTTGCTTACTGTGGTGTTGGCTATCAGGGTATGCAGAAAAACCCCGGTGCAAAGACCATTGAAGGTGACCTAGAAGAAGCTTTATATGCGTCTGGAGCTGTCCCTGACAATGATCGTGGATATCCTAAACGGTATGACTTTGCTCGCTCAGCTAGAACTGATAAAGGGGTTAGTGCTGTTGGTCAGGTTGTCTCCGGCCGGTTCTATATTGATCCACCTGGCCTTGTTGACCGCCTTAATTTAAATCTCCCCCCTCAGATCCGGATCTTCGGTTTCAAGCGTGTGACAGCTTCCTATAGTGCCAAGAAGTTCTGTGACAGGAGGAGGTATGTCTATCTCATCCCTGTGTTTGCCCTTGATCCATGTTGTCATCGTGATAGAGAGACTGTCCTGGCTAGTTTGGGGTCTGAAAATGAACTTGTTAAGTGTTTGCCGTGTTCTGAGAGAGGCCGGAAGGTGATAGGGTTAGTTGGTAATGGTAAACATAATCTGGAACTTGAAGGTGTGGATGTTGGGGCTGGTCTCTCGTCAAACAGAAATGACACGCTTACCTCTGGAGTTACAGAGGATGCGGCGGATCCTTTAAGCAAAGGTCATAATCAGTTAAATGAGGAATTGAGTAATGATAATGAGGGTAAGGTTTCAGCGGATGACATGAAAACAAAAACTGATCTTGAGGCTGTAGTTTCTGGTCAGGATGAGGGTACTCCATTGAGTGGTGGATCTGTGAATAATTCAGGAATTATTGAGGAAGAAAAAATGAATGGAGAGGATGAGCCTAACCAAGGAAGTAGATTCTGTTATGGCGAGAAGGAGAGGGAGAGATTTAACAAGATTTTGAAGTACTATGTTGGGACTCATAACTTCCATAACTTCACCACCAGAATAAAACCTGAGGATCCTGCTGCACAACGCTTCATTATCTCGTTTGACGCAAACACCACTGTTGCAATTGAGGGCATGGAATTTGTGAAGTGTGAGGTTGTTGGGCAGAGCTTCATGCTTCATCAGATCCGGAAGATGATGGGGCTTGCAGTGGCAATCATGAGAGATTGTGCACCAGAGTCACTTATCGATAAAGCTTTGCAGAA GGATGTTAGCATCATAGTGCCTACTGCCCCTGAAGTTGGATTGTATCTAGATGAGTGCTTTTTTACTTCTTATAACGACAAATGGAAAGATACCCATGAAGAGGTGTCAATGAAAGCGTATGagaaagaagctgaagacttCAAAATGAAATACATATATTCTCACATTGCTTCCACAGAACGAAAGGAAGGAACTGTCGGTCTTTGGTTGCATTCTTTGAACCATAGAAATTATCCAGATCTGCGTATCCTTGATGAGGAAGGCATCACCGATAACAAGAGATCTGAAACTGAAATTGTGACTGAGTGA